In Enterobacter sp. 638, a single window of DNA contains:
- the atpF gene encoding F0F1 ATP synthase subunit B, whose protein sequence is MNMNATILGQAIAFILFVWFCMKYVWPPLMAAIEKRQKEIADGLASAERAKKDLDLAQANATDQLKKAKAEAQVIIEQANKRRSQILDEAKAEAEQERTKIVAQAQAEIDAERKRAREELRKQVAILAVAGAEKIIERSVDEAANSDIVDKLVAEL, encoded by the coding sequence GTGAACATGAACGCAACAATCCTCGGCCAGGCCATCGCGTTTATTCTCTTTGTCTGGTTCTGTATGAAGTACGTATGGCCGCCTTTAATGGCTGCCATCGAAAAACGTCAAAAAGAAATTGCTGACGGTTTGGCTTCTGCAGAGCGCGCTAAGAAAGATTTGGACCTTGCACAGGCCAACGCGACAGACCAGCTGAAAAAAGCGAAAGCTGAAGCTCAGGTCATCATTGAACAGGCTAACAAACGCCGTTCACAGATCCTGGACGAAGCAAAAGCTGAAGCAGAACAGGAACGCACTAAGATCGTTGCACAGGCGCAGGCTGAAATTGATGCTGAGCGTAAACGTGCACGTGAAGAACTGCGTAAGCAGGTTGCGATTCTGGCTGTTGCTGGCGCCGAGAAGATCATCGAACGTTCCGTGGATGAAGCTGCTAACAGCGACATCGTGGACAAACTTGTCGCTGAACTGTAA
- a CDS encoding F0F1 ATP synthase subunit epsilon has product MAMTYHLDVVSAEQQMFSGLVEKIQVTGSEGELGIFPGHAPLLTAIKPGMIRIVKQFGHEEFIYLSGGILEVQPGSVTVLADTAIRGQDLDEARALEAKRKAEEHIKSSHGDVDYAQASAELAKAIAKLRVIELTKKAM; this is encoded by the coding sequence ATGGCAATGACTTACCACCTGGACGTCGTCAGCGCAGAGCAACAAATGTTCTCTGGTCTGGTCGAGAAAATCCAGGTAACGGGTAGTGAAGGTGAACTGGGTATTTTCCCAGGACACGCGCCGCTGCTCACCGCCATTAAGCCTGGTATGATCCGCATCGTAAAACAGTTCGGTCATGAAGAGTTTATCTATCTGTCCGGCGGCATTCTTGAAGTGCAGCCTGGCAGTGTGACCGTTCTTGCTGATACCGCTATTCGTGGACAGGATCTCGACGAAGCGCGAGCTCTGGAAGCGAAGCGTAAAGCAGAAGAGCATATCAAAAGCTCTCATGGCGACGTGGATTACGCACAGGCGTCTGCTGAACTGGCCAAAGCGATCGCGAAATTACGCGTTATCGAGTTGACTAAAAAAGCGATGTAA
- the atpB gene encoding F0F1 ATP synthase subunit A, whose amino-acid sequence MASENMTPQDYIGHHLTNLQMDLRTFSLVDPHNPPATFWTLNIDSMFFSVVLGLLFLAMFRSVAKKATSGVPGKFQTAIELVIGFVHGSVKDMYHGKSKLIAPLALTVFVWVFLMNLMDLLPIDLLPYIGEHVFGLPALRVVPSADVNITLSMALGVFILILFYSIKMKGVSGFVKELTLQPFNHWAFIPVNLILEGVSLLSKPVSLGLRLFGNMYAGELIFILIAGLLPWWSQWILNVPWAIFHILIITLQAFIFMVLTIVYLSMASEEH is encoded by the coding sequence ATGGCTTCAGAAAATATGACGCCGCAGGATTACATAGGTCACCATCTGACGAACCTTCAGATGGATCTGCGTACATTCTCGCTGGTGGATCCGCATAACCCCCCGGCCACCTTCTGGACGCTCAACATTGACTCCATGTTCTTCTCGGTGGTGTTGGGTCTGTTGTTCCTGGCCATGTTCCGTAGCGTTGCTAAAAAAGCGACCAGCGGCGTTCCAGGGAAATTCCAGACGGCAATTGAATTAGTCATCGGCTTTGTTCATGGCAGCGTTAAAGACATGTATCACGGTAAGAGCAAGCTGATTGCTCCACTGGCGTTGACTGTCTTCGTCTGGGTCTTCCTGATGAACCTGATGGACCTTCTGCCTATCGACCTGCTGCCATACATCGGTGAGCATGTCTTCGGCCTGCCTGCACTGCGTGTGGTTCCGTCTGCTGACGTGAACATCACCCTGTCCATGGCGCTGGGCGTATTCATCCTGATTCTTTTCTACAGCATCAAAATGAAAGGCGTAAGCGGCTTCGTGAAAGAGCTTACCTTGCAGCCGTTCAACCACTGGGCGTTTATTCCGGTCAACCTGATCCTGGAAGGCGTGAGCCTGCTGTCCAAACCGGTTTCTCTCGGTCTGCGACTGTTCGGCAACATGTATGCGGGTGAGCTGATTTTCATTCTGATCGCGGGTCTTCTGCCGTGGTGGTCACAGTGGATTCTGAATGTGCCATGGGCCATTTTCCACATCCTGATCATTACGCTGCAAGCCTTTATCTTCATGGTTCTGACGATCGTCTATCTGTCGATGGCGTCTGAAGAGCACTGA
- a CDS encoding right-handed parallel beta-helix repeat-containing protein: MNYKIPLALMMCSSFIVNAAEQPHVWKAIAFGQSTDVNFSSNVLPEKIGVNDVTIDGKKLTPQDAVDLSKPITIESRGGKIANSHDGLTFFYTELPTRENFVLEATVRVDQFGPENGAKPAAQEGAGLLVRDVIGVPRQQPLKEGYEEFPAASNLVMNAIMTQDKKDHQRVKMQAITREGISRPWGNAGAAIKKQSYKEEVDLSQTPEFRLKLQRTNEGFVTAWAPAGSDAWVSQSVPRANLISVQNQDHYYVGFFASRNAKITVTNAALTTSAAETVASKPWQPKALPPVVQIASPGKSASEHYLVQARANYDGVFRLRQNEVVIGNDKSVKAGEMYSVPAKLNDNNAFDLTFTPVSGEPVQQKFTVEKVAGITATTLHVSPEGKAEGQGTVASPMDLTTAIGLLAPGGKIIMAKGDYPRSEIPVSASGSADKIKTLQADGKVVIQGLLVDASYWHINGIDITGKSLRIQGSHNLIEGVTAYRNDDTGIQISSPDNVGRPLWASYNRVINSESYANEDPGKINADGFAVKMRVGEGNRLENCNSHDNIDDGFDLFNKIEDGANGVVVIENSIARNNTSNGFKLGGEGQPVAHEVRNSKAVGNHLDGFTDNFNPGQLIVENNVAVDNLRFNFIFRPSPYGDPSTQGIFSGNKSVRTQPGRYDDAVVGNVDETNYFMQKGKSVNSEGKILDEKVTVAELKM; encoded by the coding sequence ATGAATTATAAAATACCTCTGGCCCTAATGATGTGTAGCTCCTTTATCGTCAACGCAGCAGAACAGCCGCATGTCTGGAAAGCCATCGCGTTTGGTCAATCAACAGACGTGAATTTCTCGTCAAACGTATTGCCCGAGAAAATCGGTGTCAACGACGTCACGATTGATGGAAAAAAACTGACGCCGCAAGATGCGGTCGATCTCTCAAAACCCATCACGATTGAAAGCCGGGGAGGCAAAATCGCCAATTCGCACGACGGATTGACGTTCTTCTATACCGAGCTCCCAACCCGCGAGAATTTTGTTTTAGAAGCGACCGTCAGAGTTGATCAGTTTGGTCCGGAGAATGGGGCGAAGCCAGCGGCTCAGGAAGGCGCAGGTTTGTTAGTGCGTGATGTGATCGGCGTGCCGCGTCAGCAGCCGTTGAAAGAGGGCTACGAAGAGTTTCCCGCAGCGTCGAATCTGGTGATGAACGCCATTATGACGCAGGATAAAAAGGACCATCAGCGGGTAAAAATGCAGGCTATCACGCGTGAGGGCATTTCCCGTCCGTGGGGCAACGCAGGCGCGGCGATAAAAAAACAGAGCTATAAAGAAGAAGTAGATTTAAGCCAGACGCCTGAATTTCGGCTTAAGCTGCAAAGAACGAACGAGGGGTTTGTCACCGCATGGGCACCCGCAGGGAGTGACGCGTGGGTCAGCCAAAGCGTTCCCCGTGCCAATTTGATTTCGGTACAAAATCAGGATCACTATTATGTTGGTTTCTTTGCTTCTCGTAACGCAAAAATCACCGTGACCAATGCGGCTCTGACAACATCTGCGGCAGAAACGGTTGCCAGCAAGCCCTGGCAGCCAAAAGCATTACCGCCTGTTGTCCAGATAGCCTCGCCTGGCAAGAGCGCCTCTGAGCATTACCTGGTACAAGCCCGCGCCAACTACGATGGCGTCTTCCGTCTTCGCCAAAACGAAGTGGTGATCGGCAATGATAAATCCGTTAAAGCGGGTGAAATGTATTCTGTGCCTGCGAAACTGAATGATAACAACGCCTTTGACTTGACCTTTACGCCTGTCAGTGGTGAACCTGTTCAGCAGAAATTTACCGTCGAAAAAGTGGCGGGTATCACGGCAACGACACTGCACGTTTCACCTGAAGGGAAAGCGGAGGGTCAGGGAACGGTCGCTTCACCGATGGATTTAACGACTGCCATTGGCCTGCTGGCGCCTGGCGGGAAAATCATTATGGCTAAAGGCGATTATCCACGCAGCGAAATCCCGGTTTCGGCCAGCGGTAGCGCGGACAAAATCAAAACGCTGCAAGCGGATGGGAAAGTGGTGATTCAGGGGTTGCTGGTGGATGCGAGCTATTGGCACATCAACGGAATCGACATTACCGGGAAAAGCCTGCGTATTCAGGGCAGTCATAATCTGATTGAGGGTGTGACGGCTTATCGCAATGACGATACCGGCATTCAGATTTCATCTCCGGATAATGTGGGCCGACCTCTGTGGGCAAGCTATAACCGGGTGATCAATTCCGAATCCTATGCCAATGAAGATCCTGGAAAAATTAACGCCGATGGATTTGCGGTGAAGATGCGCGTCGGTGAGGGTAATCGCCTCGAGAACTGCAATTCTCATGACAATATCGACGACGGCTTTGATCTGTTCAATAAGATTGAAGACGGTGCTAACGGCGTTGTGGTGATCGAGAATTCCATTGCACGCAACAACACCAGCAACGGTTTTAAACTCGGCGGTGAAGGGCAACCCGTAGCGCATGAGGTGCGTAACAGTAAGGCGGTGGGCAATCATCTGGATGGGTTTACCGATAACTTCAACCCAGGCCAACTGATTGTCGAAAATAATGTGGCGGTGGACAACCTGCGCTTTAACTTTATCTTCCGACCAAGCCCGTACGGCGATCCCTCTACACAGGGCATTTTCTCCGGTAATAAGTCAGTACGTACGCAACCTGGACGCTATGACGACGCCGTCGTAGGCAACGTTGATGAGACGAATTACTTTATGCAGAAAGGAAAAAGCGTGAATAGCGAAGGGAAGATATTGGACGAGAAAGTCACGGTGGCTGAGCTGAAGATGTAG
- the atpA gene encoding F0F1 ATP synthase subunit alpha: MQLNSTEISELIKQRIAQFSVVSEAHNEGTIVSVSDGVIRIHGLADCMQGEMISLPGNRYAIALNLERDSVGAVVMGPYADLAEGMKVKCTGRILEVPVGRGLLGRVVNTLGAPIDGKGPVDNDGFSPIEVIAPGVIERQSVDQPVQTGYKSVDAMIPIGRGQRELIIGDRQTGKTAMAIDAIINQRDSGIKCVYVAIGQKASTISNVVRKLEEHGALSNTIVVVATASESAALQYLAPYAGCAMGEYFRDRGEDALIVYDDLSKQAVAYRQVSLLLRRPPGREAFPGDVFYLHSRLLERASRVNAEYVENFTKGEVKGKTGSLTALPIIETQAGDVSAFVPTNVISITDGQIFLETNLFNSGIRPAVNPGISVSRVGGAAQTKIIKKLSGGIRTALAQYRELAAFSQFASDLDEATRKQLSHGQKVTELLKQKQYAPMSVAQQGLVLFAAERGYLEDVELAKIGSFEAALLAYVDRDHAPLMQEINQSGGYNDEIEGKLKSILDSFKATQSW, translated from the coding sequence ATGCAACTGAATTCCACCGAAATCAGCGAACTGATCAAGCAGCGCATTGCTCAGTTTAGTGTTGTGAGTGAAGCTCACAACGAAGGTACTATTGTTTCTGTAAGTGACGGTGTTATCCGCATCCACGGCCTGGCCGATTGTATGCAGGGTGAGATGATTTCCCTTCCGGGTAACCGTTACGCAATCGCACTGAACCTGGAGCGCGACTCCGTAGGTGCAGTTGTGATGGGCCCGTACGCTGACCTTGCCGAAGGCATGAAAGTCAAATGTACTGGTCGTATTCTGGAAGTACCAGTCGGCCGTGGTCTGCTGGGTCGCGTGGTTAACACCCTGGGTGCACCAATCGACGGTAAAGGCCCGGTTGATAACGATGGCTTCTCGCCAATCGAAGTTATCGCACCAGGCGTTATCGAACGTCAGTCCGTTGATCAGCCAGTGCAGACTGGTTATAAATCCGTTGATGCCATGATCCCAATCGGTCGTGGTCAGCGTGAATTGATCATCGGTGACCGTCAGACCGGTAAAACCGCGATGGCAATCGATGCGATCATCAACCAGCGCGACTCCGGTATCAAATGTGTGTACGTGGCCATCGGCCAGAAAGCGTCCACCATTTCTAACGTGGTTCGTAAACTGGAAGAGCACGGCGCGCTGTCTAACACCATCGTTGTGGTAGCGACTGCTTCTGAATCCGCTGCACTGCAATACCTGGCACCTTATGCAGGTTGCGCAATGGGCGAATACTTCCGTGACCGCGGTGAAGATGCGTTGATCGTATACGATGACCTGTCTAAACAGGCTGTTGCTTACCGTCAGGTTTCCCTGCTGCTGCGCCGTCCACCAGGACGTGAAGCATTCCCGGGCGACGTGTTTTATCTCCACTCCCGTCTGCTTGAGCGCGCATCCCGCGTAAACGCGGAATACGTTGAGAACTTCACCAAAGGTGAAGTGAAAGGTAAAACCGGTTCTCTGACTGCTCTGCCGATTATCGAAACCCAAGCGGGTGACGTTTCTGCGTTCGTTCCAACCAACGTAATTTCGATTACCGATGGTCAGATCTTCCTGGAAACCAACCTGTTTAACTCCGGTATTCGTCCTGCAGTTAACCCAGGTATCTCCGTATCCCGTGTTGGTGGTGCTGCTCAGACTAAGATCATCAAGAAACTGTCCGGTGGTATTCGTACCGCGCTGGCTCAGTATCGTGAACTGGCGGCGTTCTCGCAGTTCGCTTCCGATCTGGACGAAGCAACCCGTAAACAGCTGAGCCACGGTCAGAAAGTGACCGAACTCCTGAAGCAGAAACAGTATGCCCCAATGTCTGTTGCACAACAGGGCTTGGTGCTGTTCGCGGCTGAACGCGGTTACCTCGAAGATGTGGAACTGGCGAAAATCGGTAGTTTCGAAGCCGCTCTGTTGGCTTACGTTGACCGTGATCACGCTCCGCTGATGCAAGAGATCAACCAGTCCGGTGGCTATAACGACGAAATCGAAGGCAAGCTGAAAAGCATCCTCGATTCCTTCAAAGCAACCCAGTCCTGGTAA
- the atpE gene encoding F0F1 ATP synthase subunit C: MENLNMDLLYMAAAVMMGLAAIGAAIGIGILGGKFLEGAARQPDLIPLLRTQFFIVMGLVDAIPMIAVGLGLYVMFAVA; this comes from the coding sequence ATGGAAAACCTGAATATGGATCTGCTGTACATGGCTGCCGCTGTGATGATGGGTCTGGCGGCTATCGGTGCTGCGATCGGTATCGGCATCCTCGGGGGCAAATTCCTGGAAGGCGCAGCGCGTCAACCGGATCTGATTCCTCTGCTGCGTACTCAGTTCTTTATCGTTATGGGTCTGGTGGATGCAATCCCAATGATCGCTGTAGGTCTGGGTCTGTACGTGATGTTTGCTGTCGCGTAG
- the glmU gene encoding bifunctional UDP-N-acetylglucosamine diphosphorylase/glucosamine-1-phosphate N-acetyltransferase GlmU, giving the protein MLNNTMSVVILAAGKGTRMYSDLPKVLHTLAGKPMVQHVIDAANELGASNVHLVYGHGGDLLKKTLSDDKLNWVLQAEQLGTGHAMQQAAPFFADDEDILMLYGDVPLIAVETLTRLREAKPQGGIGLLTVKLDDPTGYGRITRENGKVTGIVEHKDASDEQRQIQEINTGILIANGADLKRWLSKLNNNNAQGEYYITDIIAMAHHEGHEITAVHPTRISETDGVNNRLQLSRLERIYQAEQAEKLLLAGVMLRDPARFDLRGTLAHGRDVEIDTNVIIEGQVTLGHRVKIGTGCVIKNSVIGDDCEISPYSVVEDARLDAACTIGPFARLRPGAELLEGAHVGNFVEMKKARLGKGSKAGHLTYLGDAEIGDNVNIGAGTITCNYDGANKFKTIIGDDVFVGSDSQLVAPVTIGKGVTIAAGTTVTRDVAENELVLSRVPQVNKQGWQRPVKKK; this is encoded by the coding sequence ATGTTGAACAATACAATGAGCGTGGTCATCCTTGCCGCAGGTAAAGGCACCCGCATGTATTCCGATCTTCCTAAGGTGTTGCACACGTTGGCAGGAAAGCCGATGGTGCAGCATGTCATTGATGCTGCAAATGAATTGGGCGCGAGCAACGTTCATCTGGTCTATGGCCACGGTGGCGATTTGCTTAAAAAGACGCTGAGCGATGACAAACTCAACTGGGTGCTTCAGGCTGAGCAGTTGGGTACCGGCCATGCCATGCAGCAGGCCGCGCCGTTCTTTGCAGACGATGAAGACATCCTGATGCTTTACGGCGACGTACCGCTGATTGCTGTTGAAACCTTAACGCGCCTGCGTGAAGCCAAACCGCAGGGTGGCATCGGTTTACTGACTGTAAAACTGGACGACCCGACGGGCTATGGCCGTATCACCCGTGAAAACGGCAAGGTGACGGGCATTGTCGAGCATAAAGACGCTTCCGACGAGCAGCGCCAGATTCAGGAAATTAACACCGGCATTCTGATTGCCAACGGCGCGGATCTGAAGCGCTGGCTGTCAAAACTGAACAACAACAACGCGCAGGGTGAATACTACATCACCGATATCATCGCGATGGCGCATCACGAAGGTCACGAAATTACAGCCGTTCATCCGACGCGCATCAGCGAAACAGACGGCGTAAATAACCGTCTTCAGCTTTCCCGTCTGGAGCGTATTTATCAGGCTGAGCAGGCGGAAAAACTGCTGCTGGCGGGCGTGATGCTGCGCGATCCGGCGCGTTTCGACCTGCGCGGTACGCTTGCTCACGGGCGTGATGTCGAAATTGACACTAACGTTATTATTGAAGGCCAGGTGACGCTGGGCCATCGCGTTAAAATCGGTACCGGGTGTGTGATCAAAAACAGCGTCATTGGTGACGATTGTGAGATTAGCCCGTACAGCGTGGTGGAAGACGCTCGTCTGGACGCGGCCTGTACCATTGGTCCGTTCGCGCGTCTGCGCCCAGGCGCTGAACTGCTGGAAGGTGCGCACGTTGGCAACTTTGTCGAGATGAAAAAAGCCCGTCTGGGTAAAGGCTCGAAAGCCGGTCATCTGACCTATCTCGGCGATGCGGAAATTGGCGATAACGTTAATATCGGCGCGGGCACGATTACCTGTAACTACGATGGTGCCAATAAATTTAAAACCATCATCGGCGATGATGTATTCGTCGGTTCTGACAGCCAGCTGGTGGCTCCGGTCACAATCGGTAAAGGCGTTACGATTGCGGCGGGAACAACCGTGACACGTGATGTGGCGGAAAATGAGCTCGTGCTTAGCCGCGTGCCGCAGGTTAACAAGCAAGGCTGGCAACGTCCGGTGAAGAAAAAGTAA
- the atpH gene encoding F0F1 ATP synthase subunit delta, giving the protein MSEFVTVARPYAKAAFDFAVEHQNVDRWQDMLAFAAEVTKNEQMAEMLSGALAPETLAASFIAVCGEQLDTSGQNLIKVMAENGRLRVLPDVLEQFEHLRALSEATAEVEVTSANELSEEQLAKITAAMEKRLSRKVKLNCKIDKSVMAGVIIRAGDMVIDGSVRGRLQRLSDVLQS; this is encoded by the coding sequence ATGTCTGAATTTGTTACGGTAGCTCGCCCCTACGCCAAAGCAGCTTTTGACTTTGCTGTCGAACACCAAAATGTCGACCGCTGGCAGGATATGCTGGCGTTTGCCGCTGAGGTAACGAAAAACGAGCAAATGGCTGAGATGCTTTCAGGTGCGTTAGCACCAGAAACGCTTGCTGCGTCGTTTATCGCCGTTTGTGGCGAGCAGTTGGACACCAGCGGCCAGAATCTGATTAAGGTTATGGCTGAAAATGGTCGTCTACGCGTGCTCCCGGATGTTCTTGAGCAGTTCGAGCACTTACGTGCTCTCAGTGAAGCTACCGCCGAAGTTGAAGTGACCTCGGCGAACGAACTGAGTGAAGAACAGCTTGCGAAGATCACCGCCGCAATGGAAAAACGTCTGTCACGCAAAGTTAAGCTGAATTGCAAAATCGATAAGTCTGTTATGGCGGGCGTAATCATCCGAGCGGGTGATATGGTCATTGACGGCAGCGTACGCGGCCGTCTGCAACGCCTTTCAGACGTCTTGCAGTCTTAA
- the atpG gene encoding F0F1 ATP synthase subunit gamma translates to MAGAKEIRSKIASVQNTQKITKAMEMVAASKMRKSQDRMASSRPYADTMRKVIGHLANGNLEYKHPYLEERDVKRVGYLVVSTDRGLCGGLNINLFKKLLADMKVWSDKGVQSDIAMIGSKGVSFFNSVGGNIVAQVTGMGDNPSLSELIGPVKVMLQAYDEGRLDRLYVVSNKFINTMSQVPTLTQLLPLPASEDQELKQKAWDYLYEPDPKPLLDTLLRRYVESQVYQGVVENLASEQAARMVAMKAATDNGGSLIKELQLVYNKARQASITQELTEIVGGASAV, encoded by the coding sequence ATGGCCGGCGCAAAAGAGATACGTAGTAAGATCGCAAGCGTCCAGAACACGCAGAAGATCACTAAAGCGATGGAGATGGTCGCCGCTTCCAAAATGCGTAAATCGCAGGATCGCATGGCGTCCAGCCGTCCTTATGCAGATACCATGCGCAAAGTGATTGGTCACCTTGCAAACGGTAATCTGGAATATAAGCATCCTTACCTGGAAGAACGCGACGTTAAACGCGTGGGCTACCTGGTGGTGTCTACCGACCGTGGTCTGTGCGGTGGCTTGAACATTAACCTGTTCAAAAAACTGCTGGCGGATATGAAAGTCTGGTCCGATAAAGGCGTTCAAAGCGATATCGCGATGATCGGCTCTAAAGGCGTCTCTTTCTTTAATTCCGTAGGCGGCAATATTGTCGCTCAGGTGACGGGCATGGGTGATAACCCATCCCTGTCCGAGCTGATTGGCCCGGTAAAAGTGATGTTGCAGGCCTATGATGAAGGCCGTCTGGACAGACTTTACGTTGTCAGCAACAAATTTATTAACACCATGTCTCAGGTTCCGACCCTCACTCAACTGCTGCCTTTACCGGCATCAGAAGATCAAGAGCTGAAGCAGAAAGCCTGGGATTACCTGTATGAACCCGATCCGAAACCGCTGCTGGATACCCTGCTGCGTCGTTACGTTGAATCTCAGGTTTATCAGGGTGTGGTAGAAAACCTGGCCAGCGAGCAGGCCGCACGTATGGTGGCGATGAAAGCCGCGACCGACAATGGCGGCAGCCTGATTAAAGAGCTGCAGTTGGTATACAACAAAGCTCGTCAGGCCAGCATTACTCAGGAACTCACCGAAATCGTCGGTGGTGCATCCGCGGTATAA
- the atpD gene encoding F0F1 ATP synthase subunit beta, giving the protein MATGKIVQVIGAVVDVEFPQDAVPRVYDALEVQNGNESLVLEVQQQLGGGIVRTIAMGSSDGLRRGLAVKDLEHPIEVPVGKATLGRIMNVLGQPIDMKGDIGEEDRWAIHRAAPSYEELSSSQELLETGIKVIDLMCPFAKGGKVGLFGGAGVGKTVNMMELIRNIAIEHSGYSVFAGVGERTREGNDFYHEMTDSNVLDKVSLVYGQMNEPPGNRLRVALTGLTMAEKFRDEGRDVLLFVDNIYRYTLAGTEVSALLGRMPSAVGYQPTLAEEMGVLQERITSTKTGSITSVQAVYVPADDLTDPSPATTFAHLDATVVLSRQIASLGIYPAVDPLDSTSRQLDPLVVGQEHYDTARGVQSLLQRYQELKDIIAILGMDELSEEDKLVVARARKIQRFLSQPFFVAEVFTGSPGKYVSLKDTIRGFKGIMEGEYDHLPEQAFYMVGSIDEAVEKAKKL; this is encoded by the coding sequence ATGGCTACTGGAAAAATTGTCCAGGTAATCGGCGCCGTGGTTGACGTCGAATTCCCTCAGGATGCCGTACCGCGCGTGTACGATGCTCTTGAGGTACAGAATGGTAACGAGAGTCTGGTGCTGGAAGTTCAGCAGCAGCTCGGTGGTGGTATCGTACGTACTATCGCCATGGGTTCTTCCGACGGTCTGCGTCGTGGTCTGGCCGTTAAAGATCTCGAGCACCCGATCGAAGTCCCAGTAGGTAAAGCAACACTGGGTCGTATCATGAACGTATTGGGTCAACCAATCGACATGAAAGGCGACATCGGTGAAGAAGACCGTTGGGCAATCCACCGTGCAGCACCTTCCTATGAAGAGCTGTCTAGCTCTCAGGAACTGCTGGAAACCGGCATCAAAGTTATCGACCTGATGTGTCCGTTCGCTAAGGGCGGTAAAGTCGGTCTGTTTGGTGGTGCGGGCGTGGGTAAAACCGTAAACATGATGGAGCTGATCCGTAACATCGCGATCGAGCACTCCGGTTACTCCGTGTTTGCAGGCGTGGGTGAGCGTACTCGTGAGGGTAACGACTTCTACCACGAAATGACCGACTCCAACGTTCTGGATAAAGTATCCCTGGTTTATGGCCAGATGAACGAGCCACCAGGAAACCGTCTGCGCGTTGCGCTGACTGGTCTGACTATGGCTGAGAAGTTCCGTGACGAAGGTCGTGACGTGCTGCTGTTCGTAGATAACATCTACCGTTACACCTTGGCCGGTACTGAAGTATCTGCACTGCTGGGCCGTATGCCTTCAGCGGTAGGTTACCAGCCGACGCTGGCGGAAGAGATGGGCGTTCTGCAGGAACGTATCACTTCTACCAAAACCGGTTCGATCACCTCCGTTCAGGCGGTATACGTACCTGCGGATGACTTGACTGACCCATCTCCAGCGACCACCTTTGCTCACTTAGATGCAACCGTGGTACTGAGCCGTCAGATCGCGTCTCTGGGTATCTACCCAGCCGTTGACCCGCTGGACTCCACCAGCCGTCAGCTGGATCCACTGGTCGTTGGTCAGGAACACTACGACACCGCGCGTGGCGTACAGTCCCTGCTGCAACGTTACCAGGAACTGAAAGACATCATCGCCATCCTGGGTATGGATGAGTTGTCTGAAGAAGATAAACTGGTAGTAGCTCGCGCGCGTAAGATTCAGCGCTTCCTGTCCCAGCCGTTCTTCGTAGCGGAAGTATTCACCGGTTCCCCAGGTAAATACGTTTCCCTGAAAGACACCATCCGTGGCTTTAAAGGCATCATGGAAGGCGAATACGATCACCTGCCGGAGCAGGCGTTCTACATGGTTGGTTCCATCGACGAAGCCGTGGAAAAAGCCAAAAAACTTTAA